In the Malus domestica chromosome 16, GDT2T_hap1 genome, one interval contains:
- the LOC103420009 gene encoding FHA domain-containing protein At4g14490-like isoform X2 yields MEPSALKLVMVQGPRKGETLEFVPGSKIRIGRVVRGNNLPIKESGISSKHLSIESESGKWVLRDLDSSNGTVLNGLDIPPNTPVDLTDGDEIKIGEYTSVEVKIAGYEESRLRRNPRRAAAAAEATAVPVLESRGRRGRVAKEGEEKAEVERANVEEIEVAGKRGRGRPPRARVLKSEAAEEDLARQVSTRQTRSSRIEELGKIPENSGVDSEGVNVEPKRTHVGARRRKNVPEEVPVCDKLDVKEEEASKGLNLEEERHEELNVRGESGEKGKYGSGSGEKGEKGSGSGEIGVNGSGSGVKGDNGSGSGSGVNESCDLEKMTLGEWFDFLERNFPQQIIDETEEAIAEMTEKAKRIEEYIVQEKEKAKVLVGYTGGAGTCVFWNFKHKIGIMPTPKAKTNHSTGGNVGILSKIVLNSELCP; encoded by the coding sequence ATGGAGCCTTCAGCTCTCAAACTGGTAATGGTTCAAGGTCCGCGGAAGGGCGAAACCCTAGAATTCGTACCCGGATCCAAGATCCGAATCGGCCGCGTTGTTCGGGGCAACAACCTCCCGATCAAAGAGTCCGGCATTTCCTCCAAGCACCTCTCCATCGAATCTGAATCGGGCAAATGGGTTCTCCGAGACCTCGACTCCTCAAATGGCACGGTTTTGAATGGGTTGGATATCCCCCCAAATACGCCCGTGGATCTCACCGACGGCGACGAAATCAAAATCGGTGAGTACACTTCCGTCGAGGTGAAGATCGCCGGCTACGAAGAGAGCCGGCTGAGACGGAACCCTAGGCGTGCGGCGGCCGCAGCGGAAGCTACTGCGGTGCCGGTTTTGGAAAGTCGGGGACGGAGAGGTAGGGTTGCGAAGGAGGGCGAGGAGAAAGCGGAGGTGGAAAGAGCGAACGTTGAGGAAATTGAGGTCGCAGGGAAACGAGGGAGGGGCCGACCGCCCagagctagggttttgaagagtGAAGCTGCAGAGGAAGACTTGGCACGGCAGGTGAGTACGAGGCAAACTCGGAGCTCCAGGATTGAGGAATTGGGGAAGATTCCAGAGAACTCTGGTGTAGATAGTGAAGGAGTGAACGTTGAGCCGAAAAGGACCCATGTTGGTGCAAGGAGGAGGAAAAATGTACCGGAGGAGGTACCGGTGTGTGATAAGCTTGATGTTAAGGAGGAAGAGGCTTCGAAAGGGCtgaatttggaggaagagagacATGAAGAGTTAAATGTTAGAGGAGAGAGTGGCGAAAAGGGTAAATATGGAAGTGGGAGTGGTGAAAAGGGTGAGAAAGGAAGTGGAAGTGGTGAAATCGGTGTCAATGGAAGTGGGAGTGGCGTTAAGGGTGACAACGGTAGTGGGAGTGGTTCAGGTGTAAATGAGAGCTGTGACTTGGAGAAGATGACGCTTGGGGAGTGGTTTGATTTTTTGGAGAGGAATTTTCCACAACAGATCATTGATGAGACGGAGGAGGCAATTGCCGAAATGACAGAGAAAGCTAAGCGAATTGAGGAGTACATTGTGCaggagaaggagaaggcgaAAGTGCTTGTGGGCTACACGGGGGGAGCTGGGACTTGTGTTTTCTG
- the LOC103420009 gene encoding FHA domain-containing protein At4g14490-like isoform X1, which produces MEPSALKLVMVQGPRKGETLEFVPGSKIRIGRVVRGNNLPIKESGISSKHLSIESESGKWVLRDLDSSNGTVLNGLDIPPNTPVDLTDGDEIKIGEYTSVEVKIAGYEESRLRRNPRRAAAAAEATAVPVLESRGRRGRVAKEGEEKAEVERANVEEIEVAGKRGRGRPPRARVLKSEAAEEDLARQVSTRQTRSSRIEELGKIPENSGVDSEGVNVEPKRTHVGARRRKNVPEEVPVCDKLDVKEEEASKGLNLEEERHEELNVRGESGEKGKYGSGSGEKGEKGSGSGEIGVNGSGSGVKGDNGSGSGSGVNESCDLEKMTLGEWFDFLERNFPQQIIDETEEAIAEMTEKAKRIEEYIVQEKEKAKVLVGYTGGAGTCVFWSIGLEHFQRVLQPEGQAQE; this is translated from the coding sequence ATGGAGCCTTCAGCTCTCAAACTGGTAATGGTTCAAGGTCCGCGGAAGGGCGAAACCCTAGAATTCGTACCCGGATCCAAGATCCGAATCGGCCGCGTTGTTCGGGGCAACAACCTCCCGATCAAAGAGTCCGGCATTTCCTCCAAGCACCTCTCCATCGAATCTGAATCGGGCAAATGGGTTCTCCGAGACCTCGACTCCTCAAATGGCACGGTTTTGAATGGGTTGGATATCCCCCCAAATACGCCCGTGGATCTCACCGACGGCGACGAAATCAAAATCGGTGAGTACACTTCCGTCGAGGTGAAGATCGCCGGCTACGAAGAGAGCCGGCTGAGACGGAACCCTAGGCGTGCGGCGGCCGCAGCGGAAGCTACTGCGGTGCCGGTTTTGGAAAGTCGGGGACGGAGAGGTAGGGTTGCGAAGGAGGGCGAGGAGAAAGCGGAGGTGGAAAGAGCGAACGTTGAGGAAATTGAGGTCGCAGGGAAACGAGGGAGGGGCCGACCGCCCagagctagggttttgaagagtGAAGCTGCAGAGGAAGACTTGGCACGGCAGGTGAGTACGAGGCAAACTCGGAGCTCCAGGATTGAGGAATTGGGGAAGATTCCAGAGAACTCTGGTGTAGATAGTGAAGGAGTGAACGTTGAGCCGAAAAGGACCCATGTTGGTGCAAGGAGGAGGAAAAATGTACCGGAGGAGGTACCGGTGTGTGATAAGCTTGATGTTAAGGAGGAAGAGGCTTCGAAAGGGCtgaatttggaggaagagagacATGAAGAGTTAAATGTTAGAGGAGAGAGTGGCGAAAAGGGTAAATATGGAAGTGGGAGTGGTGAAAAGGGTGAGAAAGGAAGTGGAAGTGGTGAAATCGGTGTCAATGGAAGTGGGAGTGGCGTTAAGGGTGACAACGGTAGTGGGAGTGGTTCAGGTGTAAATGAGAGCTGTGACTTGGAGAAGATGACGCTTGGGGAGTGGTTTGATTTTTTGGAGAGGAATTTTCCACAACAGATCATTGATGAGACGGAGGAGGCAATTGCCGAAATGACAGAGAAAGCTAAGCGAATTGAGGAGTACATTGTGCaggagaaggagaaggcgaAAGTGCTTGTGGGCTACACGGGGGGAGCTGGGACTTGTGTTTTCTG
- the LOC103420010 gene encoding uncharacterized protein yields the protein MGMNGLPFEAGQEVECRSFIPGYRGAWFRCKIKEYGLRQARLSSSMEYIDFPDEKVKWTRVYQKIPGVSKKSKSLKLQLMLRPRFPPIYNRSTIPDANTRAEVVVIVNDDWKVGDLVDWWKDGCYWSGRITEILGNESLKFDLPPPPDGEGYSYEVSSKELRPSLDWSPENGWTVPTPMESECVHPCARVMKPGEVPSSFHAVGDENRCLQAFATASHRSPSSHVSASSLQPPKGLEEMAKQPLGTIKTMEKPPPDVNVGSDMADSGIAKASCSDSVSSSHVKSEPKGMRRTAAGEDRVDNNGSLKKMKTDRNIVLNSTKSDTLEAAILDLEELVSRVKWMKGVLEIGMPWTSATRPTWKFL from the exons ATGGGCATGAATGGCCTACCTTTTGAAGCTGGCCAAGAGGTTGAATGCAGGTCGTTTATCCCGGGTTATCGCGGTGCGTGGTTCCGATGTAAG ATAAAGGAATACGGCTTGAGACAAGCTCGATTGTCGTCTAGCATGGAGTATATTGACTTTCCTGATGAGA AAGTGAAGTGGACAAGAGTATATCAAAAAATCCCTGGTGTTAGTAAGAAGTCAAAGTCATTAAAACTGCAATTGATGTTGCGTCCTCGGTTTCCTCCCATCTATAATAGAAGTACAATACCTGATGCCAATACCAGAGCAGAAGTGGTGGTTATTGTCAACGATGATTGGAAAGTGGGAGATTTAGTTGATTGGTGGAAGGATGGTTGTTATTGGTCCGGAAGAATAACAGAAATATTGGGGAATGAGAGCCTTAAG TTTGATTTGCCACCTCCTCCAGATGGTGAAGGATATTCCTATGAAGTTTCTTCCAAGGAATTGCGCCCATCCTTGGATTGGTCTCCAGAGAATGGTTGGACAGTACCCACACCCATG GAGAGTGAATGTGTGCATCCTTGTGCTCGAGTAATGAAGCCTG GGGAAGTTCCAAGCTCATTCCATGCTGTGGGTGATGAAAATAGGTGTCTCCAAGCTTTTGCTACAGCATCACATCGTTCACCTTCTTCTCACGTGTCTGCTAGCTCATTACAACCTCCCAAAGGATTAGAGGAAATGGCAAAGCAACCTCTAGGCACTATAAAAACTATGGAGAAACCACCACCAGATGTAAATGTTGGATCCGATATGGCAGATAGTGGGATTGCGAAGGCAAGTTGCTCAGATAGTGTTTCAAGTTCGCATGTTAAAAGTGAGCCAAAGGGGATGCGAAGAACTGCAGCCGGAGAAGATAGAGTTGACAACAATGGGTCgttgaagaaaatgaaaacgGATAGGAACATAGTTTTAAATTCGACGAAGTCTGATACATTAGAAGCTGCGATTCTAGACTTGGAGGAACTTGTAAGCCGGGTTAAATGGATGAAGGGCGTCTTAGAGATTGGAATGCCTTGGACAAGTGCCACGCGCCCCACTTGGAAGTTTCTGTGA
- the LOC139192938 gene encoding uncharacterized protein has translation MFSVRIMPPRRERRESRRTPEPNFPDITQLGEAMAQALQNVIRPPPPPRTPLETMYNLKLDRFMGNESHEGAEKWLDHIEKTFQVMQSQGNLPANRWVETTTWFLGREPAAWWINQARYMSPETAADWKVFKEHFMKRFVPPEYIDRKKQEFTRLKQRNMSAHEYYRKFTDLSRYDTDIAGNQGEMLRRFKLGSKKKWRTFANALPCADYHEYFEILVRMEDSDNLPDSEDDEDKNEGQKKNDKGKGISIPGPRQTQSFKKSGASSSSSSGGYSFTGPRRGGGRFSGGPRFQGQRDAGGSGAPWCRRCNSRHHGECRRGSGACFTCGQMGHRASQCPQGQQRPQQTNMPPPAPVQQSFGPGGYGQPSRGGAYHYQGDAAPYASGPYQYSQEPYPQAGYSQDFGGYSSYSSMPAGGSQWHQGGQPRQGEVATGGAGSSRQPSQPGQGRNPQGRGNQGNRGRGGRQQAQGRVNHMSLQEAQNHPDLIMGETYPEDDRIQGRHGGYDPSTYQF, from the coding sequence atgttttctgtcagaatcatgccgcctcgtagagagcgtaGGGAGTCCCGCCGTACTCCTGAACCTAATTTCCCGGATATTACTCAGTTAGGGGAAGCGATGGCCCAGGCTTTACAGAATGTGATtcgtcctccccctcctccgaGGACACCTCTGGAGACCATGTACAACTTGAAGTTAGATCGTTTTATGGGTAATGAAAGTCATGAGGGGGCAGAGAAATGGCTTGATCATATTGAGAAAACctttcaggtgatgcagagtcaggggaatctcCCTGCTAATAGGTGGGTGGAGACCACCACTTGGTTTCTGGGTCGTGAACCAGCAGCATGGTGGATAAATCAGGCTAGGTACATGTCACCTGAGACGGCAGCCGACTGGAAAGTATTCAAGGAGCATTTTATGAAGAGATTcgttcctcctgagtatattgACCGTAAGAAGCAGGAATTCACCAGGTTGAAACAGAGAAATATGTCGGCACatgaatattatagaaagtttactgatttgtctcgttatgacACTGATATAGCTGGTAATCAGGGAGAGATGCTTCGACGTTTCAAGTTGGGATCTAAGAAGAAGTGGCGTACTTTTGCCAATGCACTTCCCTGCGCTGATTAtcatgagtatttcgagattttGGTTAGGATGGAGGACTCTGATAATCTTCCTGACAGTGAGGATGACGAGGACAAGAATGAGGGTCAGAAGAAGAATGATAAGGGTAAGGGTATTTCTATTCCTGGACCTCGACAGACACAGAGTTTTAAGAAGAGTGGAgcgagttcgagttcttctagtGGGGGATATAGTTTTACTGGCCCGAGGAGAGGTGGTGGAAGATTTTCTGGTGGACCCAGATTTCAGGGTCAGAGGGATGCTGGTGGATCTGGCGCTCCATGGTGCCGCCGTTGTAACTCCCGTCACCATGGTGAGTGTAGGAGAGGTTCTGGTGCTTGTTTTACGTGTGGGCAGATGGGACATCGGGCTTCTCAGTGCCCCCAGGGTCAGCAGAGACCGCAGCAGACTAATATGCCACCTCCAGCACCAGTTCAGCAGAGTTTTGGACCGGGTGGTTATGGCCAGCCGAGTCGTGGTGGTGCCTACCACTATCAGGGGGATGCTGCTCCGTATGCTTCCGGACCTTATCAGTATTCTCAGGAGCCTTATCCTCAGGCAGGGTATTCTCAGGATTTTGGAGGTTATTCTTCTTATTCCTCTATGCCAGCTGGTGGATCGCAGTGGCATCAGGGAGGCCAGCCCCGTCAGGGGGAAGTTGCTACTGGTGGTGCAGGATCATCCAGGCAGCCTAGTCAGCCAGGCCAGGGACGTAATCCTCAGGGACGAGGTAATCAGGGCAATAGAGGCCGAGGTGGACGTCAGCAAGCTCAGGGGCGAGTTAATCATATGTCCCTGCAGGaggctcagaaccatccagacttgataatgg